The Stratiformator vulcanicus genome has a segment encoding these proteins:
- the cas7e gene encoding type I-E CRISPR-associated protein Cas7/Cse4/CasC gives MFLEVHILQNFAPSNLNRDDTGAPKDCVFGGYRRARISSQCIKRSIRRHFRDDQLLAPQVLAFRTKRVIGRVAEHLVRDHGRDEGLSLQKTANVLQSQKIKSSDDFETEYLLFLGEDVIQRLVKVVDEYWDQIPEDVSVAEEESGTKTKKAKKPKKGETTLPDEIKSAAEQVLGGEKVADVALFGRMLADLPGKNVDASCQVAHAISTNKVEMEMDFFTAVDDLKNREEDAGAGMLGTVEFNSACYYRYANVDLNQLVDNLQGDEELANKTVEAFLRASISAVPTGKQNSFAAQNPPTLILCVLRDQGLWSLANAFEKPIDPKQQSEHGLTELSADALLKHWDRLCGSYGDSGIKQRRLLSLNKLDDEALGNLKDTRVDTLEQLLEQTLKSVHFRSKEGASA, from the coding sequence ATGTTTCTGGAAGTCCACATTTTGCAAAATTTTGCTCCGTCAAACCTAAATCGAGACGATACCGGAGCGCCGAAAGATTGCGTCTTCGGCGGCTATCGGCGGGCTCGCATCAGCAGTCAGTGCATCAAGCGGTCGATTCGAAGGCATTTTCGAGATGATCAGTTGCTCGCACCCCAAGTTCTGGCGTTCCGGACGAAGCGGGTCATTGGTCGCGTCGCGGAGCACCTGGTCCGCGACCACGGACGAGATGAGGGTCTTTCGCTGCAAAAAACCGCGAACGTATTACAGAGTCAGAAGATTAAATCCAGCGATGACTTTGAAACGGAGTATTTGCTGTTTCTCGGCGAAGACGTGATTCAACGTCTGGTGAAAGTTGTCGACGAGTATTGGGATCAGATTCCGGAGGATGTCAGCGTTGCCGAGGAAGAGAGCGGCACAAAGACTAAGAAGGCGAAAAAGCCAAAGAAAGGTGAGACGACGCTGCCCGATGAAATCAAATCCGCTGCCGAACAGGTGCTCGGTGGCGAAAAAGTCGCCGATGTCGCCCTCTTCGGCCGCATGCTCGCCGACCTGCCCGGTAAGAACGTCGATGCCTCATGCCAGGTTGCGCACGCCATTTCGACCAATAAGGTTGAGATGGAAATGGACTTTTTCACGGCTGTCGATGATCTCAAAAACCGTGAGGAAGACGCCGGAGCGGGAATGCTGGGGACGGTCGAGTTTAACTCGGCCTGCTACTATCGCTACGCGAACGTCGATCTCAATCAGCTTGTCGACAACCTTCAGGGCGACGAAGAACTGGCGAATAAGACCGTGGAAGCGTTCTTAAGAGCTTCGATCTCCGCCGTGCCGACTGGCAAGCAAAACAGCTTCGCCGCACAAAACCCGCCCACGCTGATCCTGTGCGTGCTTCGGGACCAAGGACTGTGGTCCCTTGCCAATGCGTTTGAGAAGCCGATCGATCCGAAGCAGCAGTCGGAACACGGTTTGACGGAATTGTCGGCCGACGCACTACTGAAGCATTGGGACAGGCTCTGCGGCAGCTACGGCGATAGTGGGATTAAACAGCGGCGCTTGCTCTCGCTCAATAAATTAGACGATGAGGCGCTGGGGAATCTTAAAGATACTCGTGTCGACACACTGGAGCAGCTTCTGGAACAGACGCTGAAGTCCGTCCACTTCCGTTCGAAAGAAGGAGCATCGGCATGA
- the cas2e gene encoding type I-E CRISPR-associated endoribonuclease Cas2e — protein MTVMILERVPTSLRGDLSRWMIEPRAGTFLGKVSARVRDRLWERAVKHAKHGACFQAWSSPKAEQGFVYRVEGDPSRRMLDMEGIHLVLRPKVDSPEDRLALRQEG, from the coding sequence ATGACAGTCATGATTCTAGAACGCGTCCCGACCAGCCTGCGGGGAGACCTGAGCCGGTGGATGATCGAGCCGAGGGCCGGGACATTCCTCGGCAAAGTGAGTGCGCGGGTCCGTGACCGACTGTGGGAGCGTGCCGTCAAGCACGCCAAACACGGCGCTTGCTTTCAAGCTTGGTCGAGTCCCAAAGCCGAGCAAGGCTTCGTGTATCGCGTCGAGGGGGATCCGTCTCGACGAATGCTCGACATGGAAGGAATTCACTTGGTTTTGCGACCGAAAGTTGATTCTCCAGAAGATCGGCTCGCTCTCCGGCAAGAGGGCTAA
- the cas5e gene encoding type I-E CRISPR-associated protein Cas5/CasD translates to MSILILRLTGPLQSWGTQSRFTVRDTGREPSKSGMIGILCAALGMDRTATELTYAGRTITFGELTSLKMGVRINKAGQLLRDFHTAGGGTLSGKRNGPSYGVVKASGKPGDTVLSNRFYLADADFLVGLMGADDLMELLREAVKAPHWPLFLGRKSCPPGEPLLPEINPIVPGNSLDELMAVLTTPPKGIQLRACNLEECRIVIDVDDAGAATGTRIDVPRFNFAARKFRPRNIASRMIVPSISAQE, encoded by the coding sequence ATGAGCATCCTCATCCTACGGCTCACAGGGCCGCTTCAGTCGTGGGGAACCCAGTCCCGCTTCACTGTCCGTGACACCGGACGGGAACCGTCCAAGTCCGGCATGATCGGAATTCTGTGCGCGGCACTCGGGATGGACCGCACTGCGACAGAACTTACCTACGCGGGCCGGACAATCACCTTTGGCGAACTGACTTCGTTGAAGATGGGGGTTCGCATCAACAAAGCAGGCCAGTTGCTTCGCGACTTCCATACTGCCGGCGGTGGGACGCTGAGCGGCAAGCGTAACGGGCCTTCCTATGGAGTAGTCAAAGCCAGTGGAAAGCCGGGGGATACCGTTCTCTCAAATCGCTTCTATTTGGCCGATGCGGATTTTCTCGTCGGGCTGATGGGCGCGGATGACCTGATGGAGCTTTTGCGTGAGGCAGTGAAAGCCCCTCACTGGCCATTATTCCTCGGACGCAAGTCCTGCCCGCCGGGTGAACCGCTCCTCCCGGAAATAAACCCGATCGTACCGGGCAATTCGCTGGACGAACTCATGGCCGTTCTTACGACACCACCGAAAGGCATTCAACTAAGAGCCTGCAATCTCGAAGAATGCCGTATCGTAATAGACGTCGATGACGCGGGGGCCGCAACCGGCACGCGGATCGACGTTCCGCGATTCAATTTCGCCGCGCGTAAGTTTCGACCGCGGAACATCGCCTCAAGAATGATCGTACCCTCAATTTCCGCTCAGGAGTAA
- the cas1e gene encoding type I-E CRISPR-associated endonuclease Cas1e: MQRNLHDYARFGDRLSFLYLEKGRIEQEAKAIAYVTELGRTPIPVSGLSTLMLGPGATITQKAIDNLSDCDCTVIWCAEQGVRYYAHGRGGTHSASRLIHQAKLVSIPRLRREVVARMYSRRFGETVEPDVDIRTIRGREGYRVRTAYERLAEEHGVQWKGRNYDYSSWEKGDPLNRALSAASACLNGVCHAGIVAAGYSSALGFIHTGKMLSFVYDVADLFKIDLIVPLAFRTVAESDKSVERRVRIACRDVFTEQKFLSRLLPEIEKVLGNDSHDSRTRPDQPAGRPEPVDDRAEGRDIPRQSECAGP, translated from the coding sequence GTGCAGCGAAATCTTCATGATTATGCCCGCTTCGGTGATCGGCTGAGTTTTCTCTATCTTGAGAAGGGGCGGATCGAGCAGGAGGCGAAAGCGATCGCCTACGTCACGGAACTGGGACGCACGCCGATACCCGTTTCGGGTTTGTCGACGTTAATGCTCGGTCCAGGTGCAACGATTACCCAGAAGGCGATCGACAACCTGTCCGATTGCGACTGCACAGTCATCTGGTGTGCTGAGCAGGGAGTTCGATACTACGCCCATGGGCGTGGCGGCACACACTCTGCATCTCGACTGATCCACCAAGCAAAGTTGGTTTCAATCCCGCGTTTGCGGCGGGAAGTGGTCGCACGGATGTACTCACGCCGTTTCGGAGAAACAGTCGAGCCGGATGTAGACATAAGAACGATTCGGGGTCGGGAAGGCTACCGTGTTCGAACTGCCTATGAACGACTTGCTGAGGAACACGGCGTGCAGTGGAAGGGGCGGAACTACGACTACAGTTCCTGGGAGAAAGGTGATCCTCTCAATCGAGCCCTCTCAGCGGCGTCAGCCTGCCTGAACGGAGTGTGTCACGCCGGGATTGTGGCAGCTGGATACAGCTCTGCACTCGGCTTCATTCATACCGGCAAGATGCTCTCGTTCGTCTATGATGTGGCCGACTTGTTCAAGATCGATCTGATCGTTCCGTTGGCATTCCGCACGGTTGCGGAGTCCGATAAGAGCGTGGAGCGTCGGGTGCGGATCGCATGTCGCGATGTCTTCACAGAGCAAAAGTTCCTATCTCGGTTGCTGCCGGAAATTGAAAAGGTGCTCGGCAATGACAGTCATGATTCTAGAACGCGTCCCGACCAGCCTGCGGGGAGACCTGAGCCGGTGGATGATCGAGCCGAGGGCCGGGACATTCCTCGGCAAAGTGAGTGCGCGGGTCCGTGA
- the casB gene encoding type I-E CRISPR-associated protein Cse2/CasB gives MRRQLQNYPFVKQLLSLIEVRKGARANDASSRRTLAELRGGLGKPFGAAPLRDRFVLRHTDDDPDCELEWYALVASLFAMKQGGATSGKHHAKDISIGRALRDTLDDPREAEGSGVEKRLVALLNSDREDLPHRLRQVVSLLKSKDKPFDYHQLLYDLLNWNGQQRRVQTHWARDFWGGGGAAKADEQVQASEAVGTT, from the coding sequence ATGAGACGCCAACTGCAAAACTACCCATTCGTCAAACAACTGCTTTCGCTCATCGAAGTCCGAAAGGGTGCCAGAGCGAATGACGCCTCCTCCCGGCGAACGCTCGCCGAATTAAGAGGCGGACTCGGTAAGCCGTTCGGCGCGGCTCCGCTGCGTGATCGCTTTGTCCTGCGACATACCGACGATGATCCTGATTGCGAATTAGAGTGGTACGCGCTGGTCGCTTCACTCTTTGCGATGAAACAAGGCGGGGCGACCTCCGGAAAGCATCATGCCAAGGACATCTCAATCGGCCGGGCACTTCGAGATACGCTGGACGATCCGCGGGAGGCGGAGGGGTCTGGCGTCGAGAAACGTTTGGTCGCGCTGCTGAATTCCGACCGTGAAGACCTTCCGCATCGATTGAGACAGGTCGTTTCGCTCCTGAAGTCGAAAGACAAGCCTTTCGACTACCATCAATTGCTCTACGATCTGCTGAATTGGAACGGTCAGCAGCGGCGGGTTCAGACCCACTGGGCCCGCGATTTCTGGGGCGGCGGCGGAGCTGCGAAGGCCGACGAGCAGGTGCAAGCATCCGAAGCTGTCGGCACGACATAG
- the cas6e gene encoding type I-E CRISPR-associated protein Cas6/Cse3/CasE, translating to MILSRLLLNPLERNVARDLGSPDEMHKTLWNLFSPEKPDGANGRRVLFRTELHTETVPPSVLVLSWKAPQWKRLPSGYIAGNEAGCCHSIDYEPVPAGRSGGGIPIHNGDIFQFRLVANPTRRVGKFDHRQPVPKRKIPGKRVGLLKEEEQCDWLIRKGTVHGFELGRDLQIEPLGMVRSTAKGAKRKWLSVRYSGSIRVVEPAAFCDALLAGIGPAKGFGFGLLSIKLS from the coding sequence TTGATCCTCAGCCGCTTATTGCTCAACCCGCTCGAACGCAACGTTGCGAGGGATCTCGGATCTCCCGACGAAATGCACAAGACGCTTTGGAACCTGTTCAGCCCTGAGAAACCGGACGGAGCCAACGGGCGAAGAGTCTTGTTCCGGACCGAACTGCATACGGAGACTGTTCCACCTTCGGTATTGGTGCTTTCTTGGAAAGCGCCTCAATGGAAACGACTCCCCTCTGGCTATATCGCCGGCAACGAGGCGGGCTGTTGCCACTCGATTGATTACGAACCGGTGCCGGCGGGACGTTCCGGAGGAGGTATCCCGATTCACAACGGGGATATCTTCCAATTTCGCCTTGTCGCTAATCCGACTCGCAGAGTCGGCAAGTTCGATCACCGACAGCCAGTTCCCAAAAGGAAGATCCCGGGAAAACGAGTCGGCCTGTTGAAGGAGGAGGAACAGTGCGACTGGTTAATCAGGAAAGGGACAGTTCATGGGTTCGAGCTTGGCCGGGACCTTCAGATCGAACCGCTGGGCATGGTTCGCAGCACTGCGAAGGGAGCAAAGCGGAAGTGGCTAAGCGTACGTTATTCAGGTTCGATCCGCGTCGTTGAACCGGCTGCGTTCTGCGACGCCCTTCTGGCGGGTATTGGCCCAGCCAAAGGCTTCGGCTTCGGTTTACTGTCGATCAAGCTCTCTTAG